The following coding sequences are from one Nitrospirota bacterium window:
- a CDS encoding sugar transferase, producing MIGISILIKKEDKGPVFYRGVRVGRYGKSFMIFKFRTMVINAEKIGGSSTADDDPRITRIGKFLRRYKLDELPQLINVLKGEMSLVGPRPQVPWAVELYSEEEKLLLSIRPGITDYASIKFKNESEILKGSTEPDKDYLEKIAPEKLRLGLEYVKKKSLWVDLKIIFATIKALFAS from the coding sequence CTTAATAAAGAAAGAGGATAAAGGGCCAGTATTTTATCGTGGGGTAAGGGTCGGCAGGTATGGAAAATCATTCATGATTTTTAAATTCAGAACAATGGTCATTAATGCAGAGAAGATTGGTGGCTCATCAACAGCAGATGATGACCCACGTATTACAAGAATTGGAAAGTTCCTCAGGAGGTACAAACTTGATGAACTGCCGCAACTCATAAATGTTTTAAAGGGTGAAATGAGTCTCGTGGGACCCAGACCCCAAGTACCGTGGGCAGTTGAATTATACAGTGAGGAGGAAAAATTACTCTTAAGTATTAGACCTGGGATAACTGACTATGCTTCTATCAAATTCAAAAACGAGTCAGAAATCCTGAAAGGCAGCACCGAGCCAGATAAAGATTATCTTGAGAAAATTGCTCCTGAAAAACTCAGGCTCGGACTTGAATATGTGAAAAAAAAGTCTCTTTGGGTTGACTTAAAGATAATTTTTGCAACTATAAAAGCCTTATTTGCAAGTTAG